A genome region from Deinococcus sp. KNUC1210 includes the following:
- a CDS encoding NAD(P)H-hydrate dehydratase, with product MARGGHPGMASAGMGDTLSGVIAALLGQRLSALDAALCGVRLHARAGELAGRQHGYGLSATDVSAALGAAWLSLTSE from the coding sequence GTGGCGCGGGGTGGACATCCGGGCATGGCGTCGGCAGGTATGGGCGACACGCTGTCGGGCGTGATCGCGGCGCTGCTGGGACAGCGGCTGAGTGCGCTGGACGCCGCGCTGTGCGGAGTGCGTCTGCATGCCCGCGCTGGGGAACTGGCGGGCCGACAGCATGGCTATGGCCTGAGCGCCACCGATGTCAGTGCGGCGCTGGGGGCTGCGTGGCTGAGCCTGACATCAGAATGA
- a CDS encoding DUF4388 domain-containing protein, with translation MQGLFFDAPLIGLLELIHVSRKSGVLSADAELPFSISFREGEMVGGGILDWQGLDAIYASPLVPELGSFSFRVEPQVNGVVLAAYGKITADWARYSDDWNQVNAVVGSPSALFQGDLPLFDGPQGRSIRAVSASSQLPLFDVAERVVAGVRAGRLRRLDGFAWYGLRIRHHPSSARGGRLAAAMDGERTLGELVGAGYTLPELRDYLIAEIRTGLRFPGCGWLLRDLLWERTFMEGVK, from the coding sequence ATGCAAGGTCTGTTTTTCGATGCGCCTCTGATCGGTCTCCTGGAACTCATTCATGTGAGCCGTAAGTCGGGTGTCCTTTCGGCAGATGCCGAATTACCGTTCAGCATCTCGTTCAGAGAGGGCGAGATGGTGGGCGGCGGCATTCTCGACTGGCAGGGACTGGACGCTATCTATGCCAGCCCGCTGGTGCCCGAACTGGGCAGCTTCAGCTTTCGTGTGGAACCCCAGGTCAATGGCGTGGTGCTCGCGGCCTACGGCAAGATCACCGCAGACTGGGCACGCTACAGCGACGACTGGAATCAGGTCAACGCGGTGGTGGGCAGCCCCAGTGCGCTGTTTCAGGGCGACCTGCCGCTGTTCGACGGGCCACAGGGCCGCAGCATCCGGGCCGTTTCGGCCAGCTCTCAGCTGCCGCTGTTCGACGTGGCCGAACGGGTGGTGGCGGGCGTGCGTGCTGGGCGTCTGCGCCGTCTGGACGGGTTTGCGTGGTACGGCCTGCGAATCCGGCACCATCCCAGCAGCGCTCGTGGCGGTCGGCTGGCTGCCGCGATGGACGGCGAGCGCACGCTGGGTGAACTGGTGGGCGCGGGCTACACGCTGCCGGAACTGCGCGATTATCTGATCGCCGAGATTCGCACCGGCCTGCGGTTTCCCGGCTGTGGCTGGCTGCTGCGCGATCTGCTGTGGGAGCGCACCTTTATGGAGGGCGTGAAATAA